One Dethiosulfovibrio faecalis genomic region harbors:
- the trmB gene encoding tRNA (guanosine(46)-N7)-methyltransferase TrmB → MKRQDVLLEPSVSGVPVDPEQGGRKMVEIGFGNGEFLTHLAELNPDTTIYGLEISMTCVGKAVKRAIREGRENVRIICGDARFLLRECFGDESLDRIYMSFPCPWPKERHARRRVTHRGFSDVVASVLRIGGCFELATDEKWYADEVASILDSHPSLSLISFEVNKRREITTKYERKWLEQGKDIYLLVFEKIGNFTVDRIVDGRCDDMHVAVKSDELDMAVLKDEKLGISEGEDGLHWTLERIYSDSRKSWLIQAITSDDGYEQKFYVRVVLRENGALVKVDGICSPYLTPAVRRALDAIAGSINRS, encoded by the coding sequence ATGAAAAGACAGGATGTCCTATTGGAGCCGTCTGTATCGGGAGTGCCAGTTGATCCGGAGCAAGGTGGCAGAAAGATGGTGGAGATCGGCTTCGGAAACGGGGAGTTTCTTACGCACCTGGCCGAGTTGAACCCCGATACGACAATCTATGGATTGGAGATCTCTATGACCTGCGTCGGCAAGGCGGTAAAAAGGGCCATCAGGGAGGGGCGTGAGAACGTCAGGATAATATGCGGCGATGCCCGATTCCTCCTGAGAGAGTGTTTTGGCGACGAGTCTTTGGACCGAATATATATGAGTTTCCCCTGTCCCTGGCCCAAGGAACGCCATGCCAGAAGGCGGGTCACCCACAGAGGCTTTTCCGACGTGGTGGCGTCGGTTTTACGTATAGGCGGCTGTTTCGAACTGGCCACCGACGAGAAATGGTACGCTGACGAGGTCGCATCCATCTTGGATAGCCATCCCTCTCTTAGTTTGATCTCTTTCGAGGTGAACAAACGAAGGGAGATAACGACGAAATACGAGAGAAAATGGCTGGAACAGGGCAAGGATATATACCTCTTGGTCTTCGAGAAAATCGGTAATTTTACAGTGGATAGGATTGTGGACGGAAGGTGTGACGACATGCACGTAGCCGTGAAATCGGACGAGTTGGATATGGCGGTTTTGAAGGATGAAAAATTGGGTATCTCCGAGGGAGAGGACGGTTTGCACTGGACTTTGGAGAGGATCTACTCCGATTCTAGAAAATCGTGGCTTATTCAGGCGATAACCTCCGACGATGGTTACGAGCAGAAGTTTTACGTGAGGGTAGTGCTCAGGGAAAACGGAGCGTTGGTCAAGGTTGACGGGATCTGTTCTCCTTATCTTACCCCCGCAGTCCGTAGGGCCTTGGATGCGATCGCAGGAAGCATCAATAGATCATGA
- the nifJ gene encoding pyruvate:ferredoxin (flavodoxin) oxidoreductase codes for MAKQWKTMDGNTAAAHVSYAFTEVAAIYPITPSSPMAEYVDEWAAHGRKNIFGRTVELAELQSEAGASGAVHGSLSAGSLTSTFTASQGLLLMLPNMYKIAGELLPGVFDVSARAVAGHALSIFGDHSDVTACRASGFAMLASGSVQETMDLTAVAHLSAIRSSVPFLNFFDGFRTSHEIQKIEVLDYDDLADMVDWDAIRDFKERALNPEHPYHKGTAQNPDIYFQAKEAANRFYLDVPDIVEDYMNQISELTGRHYAPFNYYGDPEAENVVILMGSSTEAAEETVDYLMAKGEKVGIIKVHLYRPFSAKHFFKVLPATVKRIAILDRTKEPGSLGEPLYEDVCALFNEKPERPIIVGGRYGLGSNDTTPSWLKTVFDNLKLYEPRNHFTIGIVDDVTRLSLEPKEEINAAPEGTIRCKFWGLGSDGTVGANKNAIKIIGDNTDMYAQGYFSYDSKKSGGVTISHLRFGKKPIKSTYLIKDADFIACHKQEYVHLYDVLDGLRKNGTFLLNTQWTDMEALEANLPANVKRALAEKEADFYVINGIDLGQEIGLGNRINMIMMSAFFKLAKVIPYEDAIKYMKEANKKTYGKKGDKIVAMNDTAVDKGADGLMKIEIPDSWKNAEDACCCSGDDMLPEFIKEVCKPMNAQKGDQLPVSAFIGREDGSFPSGTAAYEKRGVAVDVPEWIMDKCIQCNQCAMVCPHAAIRPVLLNEDEMSMAPKNFEVLDAKGKELEGLKFRMQVSPLDCLGCGNCADICPVKALEMKPLATQTDPQAENWEFAVAVSDKSDRVNVKTVKGSQFSQPLLEFSGACAGCGETPYAKLITQLFGDRMIVANATGCSSIWGGSAPSMPYCTNAKGQGPAWANSLFEDNAEYGYGMALSVKSIVGGLVEKAKALVAKDIDEDVKAALQEWLASYNDGEASKKAAEKVRSILDRDLGCAECNALLDDIAELEDYLVKKSVWIFGGDGWAYDIGYGGLDHVLASGENVNVMVFDTEVYSNTGGQSSKSTPTAAVAKFAASGKKIAKKDLGRMAMTYGYVYVAQVAMGADKNQLVKAMAEAEAYDGPSLIIAYAPCINHGLKEGMGRSQNQEKKAVEAGYWHLYRYNPEAEEGKNPFSLDSKEPKASFKDFILSEVRYSSLTKTFPEVAEQLFEAAERDAKRRYETYKKLAEN; via the coding sequence ATGGCAAAGCAGTGGAAAACTATGGATGGGAACACGGCTGCGGCCCATGTTTCCTATGCGTTCACCGAGGTGGCGGCTATCTATCCGATAACTCCGTCGTCTCCCATGGCCGAATACGTGGACGAGTGGGCAGCACACGGCAGAAAGAACATATTCGGAAGAACCGTCGAGCTAGCAGAGCTTCAGTCCGAAGCAGGCGCATCCGGAGCCGTCCATGGTTCTCTCTCCGCAGGATCCCTTACAAGCACTTTTACCGCTTCACAGGGGCTTCTGCTCATGCTTCCCAACATGTACAAGATCGCAGGAGAGCTGCTTCCAGGAGTGTTCGACGTAAGCGCCAGAGCCGTCGCCGGTCACGCTCTCTCCATATTCGGGGATCACAGCGACGTCACGGCCTGTCGTGCTTCAGGGTTCGCCATGCTGGCATCCGGCAGCGTACAGGAGACCATGGACCTGACGGCGGTAGCCCACCTCTCCGCCATAAGATCCAGCGTCCCCTTCCTCAACTTCTTCGACGGTTTCCGTACCTCTCACGAAATACAGAAGATAGAGGTTCTCGACTACGACGATCTGGCCGATATGGTCGACTGGGACGCCATCAGAGACTTCAAGGAGAGAGCCCTCAACCCCGAGCATCCCTATCACAAGGGAACCGCCCAGAATCCGGACATCTACTTCCAGGCCAAGGAAGCGGCCAACCGCTTCTATCTCGACGTGCCGGACATCGTAGAGGACTACATGAACCAGATCAGCGAGCTCACCGGCCGTCACTACGCCCCCTTCAACTACTACGGAGATCCCGAGGCGGAGAACGTCGTCATCCTCATGGGCTCCTCCACCGAGGCGGCCGAGGAGACCGTGGATTATCTCATGGCCAAAGGGGAAAAGGTCGGTATCATCAAGGTCCACCTCTACCGGCCCTTCTCGGCCAAGCACTTCTTCAAGGTGCTTCCCGCTACGGTCAAACGTATCGCCATCCTCGACCGCACCAAGGAACCGGGATCCCTCGGAGAACCTCTCTACGAGGACGTATGCGCCCTCTTCAACGAGAAACCCGAGCGTCCCATCATAGTCGGTGGACGTTACGGCCTCGGCTCGAACGACACTACTCCGAGCTGGCTCAAGACCGTCTTCGATAACCTCAAGCTCTACGAGCCCAGAAACCATTTTACAATCGGCATCGTAGACGACGTCACCAGACTATCCCTTGAGCCCAAAGAAGAGATCAACGCGGCTCCGGAGGGAACGATCAGATGTAAGTTCTGGGGGCTCGGTTCGGACGGCACTGTAGGAGCCAACAAGAACGCCATCAAGATCATCGGAGATAACACCGATATGTACGCCCAGGGCTACTTCTCCTACGACTCGAAGAAATCCGGAGGTGTCACCATATCCCACCTTCGCTTCGGCAAGAAGCCCATCAAGTCGACCTACCTCATCAAGGACGCCGACTTCATAGCCTGCCACAAACAGGAGTACGTCCACCTTTACGACGTCCTCGACGGGCTCAGGAAGAACGGCACGTTCCTTCTCAACACCCAGTGGACCGACATGGAGGCTCTGGAGGCCAATCTTCCGGCCAACGTAAAGAGGGCTCTGGCCGAAAAAGAGGCCGATTTCTACGTGATCAACGGAATCGACCTTGGACAGGAGATCGGTCTGGGCAACAGGATCAACATGATAATGATGTCCGCTTTCTTCAAACTGGCAAAGGTCATCCCCTACGAGGACGCCATTAAATATATGAAGGAAGCCAACAAAAAGACCTACGGTAAGAAGGGCGATAAGATCGTCGCCATGAACGATACAGCTGTGGACAAGGGAGCGGACGGTCTCATGAAGATAGAGATCCCCGACAGCTGGAAAAACGCAGAGGATGCCTGCTGCTGCAGTGGAGATGACATGCTTCCCGAGTTCATCAAGGAAGTCTGTAAGCCTATGAACGCCCAGAAGGGCGACCAGCTTCCTGTGAGCGCCTTCATCGGACGGGAGGACGGAAGCTTCCCCAGCGGAACAGCGGCATACGAAAAACGAGGCGTGGCCGTCGACGTTCCCGAGTGGATCATGGACAAGTGCATACAGTGCAACCAGTGTGCCATGGTATGTCCTCATGCTGCCATCAGGCCGGTCCTTCTTAACGAGGATGAGATGTCTATGGCACCGAAGAACTTCGAGGTCCTAGACGCCAAGGGCAAGGAGCTGGAAGGTCTCAAGTTCAGGATGCAGGTCAGTCCTCTCGACTGTCTTGGATGCGGCAACTGCGCCGACATATGCCCGGTCAAGGCGCTGGAGATGAAGCCTCTGGCCACCCAAACCGATCCTCAGGCGGAGAACTGGGAGTTCGCCGTCGCAGTAAGCGATAAGTCCGACAGGGTCAACGTAAAGACTGTCAAGGGAAGCCAGTTCTCTCAGCCCCTGCTCGAGTTCTCCGGAGCCTGCGCCGGATGCGGAGAGACTCCCTACGCCAAGCTGATAACCCAGCTCTTCGGTGACAGGATGATCGTCGCCAACGCCACGGGATGCTCTTCCATATGGGGCGGATCCGCTCCAAGCATGCCCTACTGCACCAACGCAAAGGGACAGGGTCCCGCTTGGGCTAACTCCCTCTTCGAGGATAACGCCGAATACGGGTACGGAATGGCCCTGTCGGTCAAGAGCATCGTAGGAGGCCTGGTAGAGAAGGCAAAGGCCCTGGTCGCCAAGGATATAGACGAAGACGTCAAGGCAGCCCTTCAGGAATGGCTCGCCTCCTATAACGACGGAGAGGCCTCCAAGAAAGCCGCCGAAAAGGTCAGATCTATACTCGACAGAGATCTTGGTTGCGCCGAATGCAACGCTCTGCTGGACGACATAGCCGAGCTTGAGGACTACTTGGTCAAGAAATCCGTCTGGATCTTTGGAGGAGACGGCTGGGCCTACGACATCGGTTACGGCGGACTGGACCACGTCCTGGCCTCCGGTGAGAACGTGAACGTCATGGTCTTCGATACCGAGGTCTACTCAAACACGGGCGGACAGTCCTCCAAGTCCACACCGACCGCCGCTGTAGCCAAGTTCGCCGCATCGGGCAAGAAGATAGCCAAGAAGGACCTGGGACGCATGGCCATGACATACGGCTACGTCTACGTAGCTCAGGTGGCCATGGGAGCAGACAAAAACCAGCTTGTAAAGGCTATGGCCGAGGCCGAAGCATACGACGGACCTTCTCTCATCATCGCCTACGCCCCCTGCATTAACCACGGCCTCAAGGAAGGCATGGGACGCAGCCAGAATCAGGAAAAGAAGGCCGTAGAGGCAGGGTACTGGCATCTTTACCGCTACAATCCCGAGGCGGAAGAGGGCAAGAACCCCTTCAGCTTGGATTCCAAGGAGCCCAAGGCATCCTTCAAGGACTTCATCCTCAGCGAGGTACGCTACTCCTCTCTGACGAAGACCTTCCCCGAGGTGGCGGAACAGCTTTTCGAGGCCGCTGAGAGGGACGCCAAGAGGCGCTACGAGACCTACAAGAAGCTGGCCGAGAACTAA
- the coaBC gene encoding bifunctional phosphopantothenoylcysteine decarboxylase/phosphopantothenate--cysteine ligase CoaBC, producing MKSLARSSRVLLCVTGGIAAYKAPHLVRGFIRSGWEVKVVMTEASEAFVSPMVLATLSHNRVWRDRDYLSDESGWHIPHISLAEWADVIVIAPCTADTAARLAIGNASKVMDGAVLASKAPVVVFPAMNVNMLDHNATRRNLDTLESMGYVVVDPDSGDLACGYEGRGRLPDVDVIVAEVERALRPKDLAGLSVVVTAGPTREFLDPVRYISNPSSGKMGYAIAKEAWYRGAEVRLISGPVALEPPHGIQVIPVTSAEDMLEAAIRAMDDCDVMVKAAAVGDYRFVSRSEHKIKREGKSEVSFSMVANPDIAATLGKMKKTGQILVGFAAETDDLKENALRKLRSKGLDLIVANDLTEPGSGFGTDTNRVTIFDVQGNPKEIQGDKTEVAGVIWDEVLLRREGS from the coding sequence ATGAAGAGTCTGGCTCGGTCGAGTAGAGTCCTTCTGTGTGTGACCGGTGGAATAGCGGCATATAAAGCCCCTCACCTGGTGAGGGGCTTTATCCGGTCCGGATGGGAGGTTAAGGTGGTTATGACCGAGGCCTCGGAGGCTTTTGTAAGCCCCATGGTCCTAGCCACGTTATCCCATAACAGGGTATGGCGTGATCGGGACTATCTTTCCGACGAGTCTGGTTGGCATATACCCCATATCTCTCTGGCGGAATGGGCCGATGTTATAGTGATCGCTCCCTGTACCGCCGATACCGCCGCCAGGCTTGCCATTGGAAATGCCTCGAAGGTGATGGACGGAGCCGTTTTGGCCTCCAAGGCTCCAGTGGTAGTCTTTCCTGCCATGAACGTCAATATGTTGGATCACAATGCTACCCGGAGGAATCTGGATACATTGGAATCCATGGGATACGTCGTGGTCGATCCCGATTCGGGGGACCTGGCCTGCGGATACGAGGGCAGAGGTCGTCTTCCCGACGTGGACGTCATAGTGGCGGAGGTCGAAAGGGCTCTTCGTCCCAAAGATCTGGCAGGTCTGTCCGTGGTGGTCACGGCAGGCCCCACAAGAGAGTTCTTGGATCCCGTGCGATACATATCCAATCCCAGCAGTGGCAAGATGGGATACGCTATAGCCAAGGAGGCTTGGTACAGAGGAGCGGAGGTTCGTCTCATATCGGGACCGGTAGCCCTTGAGCCGCCTCATGGCATCCAGGTTATACCCGTCACCTCAGCCGAGGATATGCTCGAAGCTGCCATCCGAGCCATGGACGATTGCGACGTGATGGTAAAGGCTGCGGCTGTTGGGGATTACAGGTTCGTCTCCAGGTCGGAACATAAGATAAAACGAGAGGGGAAATCGGAGGTATCCTTCTCGATGGTAGCCAACCCCGACATAGCGGCTACCTTAGGAAAGATGAAAAAAACAGGGCAAATCCTGGTAGGATTCGCCGCCGAGACGGACGACCTTAAGGAAAACGCTCTGAGAAAACTGAGATCCAAGGGATTGGATCTCATAGTAGCGAACGATCTCACCGAACCTGGGAGCGGTTTCGGAACCGACACCAACAGGGTAACGATCTTCGACGTCCAAGGAAACCCGAAGGAGATTCAAGGGGATAAGACGGAGGTCGCCGGTGTTATCTGGGACGAGGTCCTCTTGCGACGAGAGGGGAGCTGA
- the der gene encoding ribosome biogenesis GTPase Der — MAIVTIVGRPNVGKSSLFNRLIGERRAIVDDVPGVTRDRLYGQVEWRGNNFYLVDTGGLLLRDEDPIMEGMKGQILQAMEESDVILLSVDGREGLTWMDEDIAMVIRKGVPKPVIVVVNKLDDMKFDELVYEAYGLGFKDVVGISAIHARGIDDLLDRVCELLPEDDRSFEEEDEIKVALVGRPNVGKSSILNRLLGENRSLVSDVPGTTRDSIDSLMELDDGRKLRLIDTAGLRRKSRFKDDIEYYSFVRTMESIDRSDVAILVVDAVEGVTDQDKKLASSIVERGKGIVLVMNKWDLLKGDGERIGDEKRDSVRDSLVFVDHAPLVFCSALTGRGVGAKLLDAVLGVYDRRKNRFGTTKLNGLLRDVLAFERLPSDKKGKLLRIYYCTQAGVEPPMFVFFVNDRNIVTRSFENHMINQIRRLGDYDGVPIRLFWRNSDGKRR; from the coding sequence ATGGCAATCGTAACCATAGTGGGACGTCCCAATGTAGGGAAGTCCTCGTTGTTCAATAGATTGATAGGGGAGAGAAGGGCTATAGTGGATGACGTTCCAGGAGTAACCAGGGACAGACTCTACGGCCAGGTTGAATGGAGGGGAAACAACTTTTACCTCGTGGATACCGGTGGCCTTTTGCTGAGGGACGAAGACCCCATAATGGAAGGGATGAAGGGGCAGATCCTCCAGGCAATGGAGGAAAGCGACGTCATCCTCCTTTCCGTGGACGGCAGAGAAGGTCTGACATGGATGGACGAGGACATAGCCATGGTGATCAGAAAGGGCGTCCCGAAACCTGTTATCGTCGTCGTAAACAAGTTGGACGACATGAAGTTCGATGAGTTGGTCTACGAAGCCTATGGCCTAGGTTTCAAAGACGTCGTGGGCATAAGCGCCATACACGCCAGAGGTATAGACGATCTTTTGGACAGGGTATGCGAGCTTCTTCCAGAGGACGACAGGTCCTTTGAGGAGGAGGACGAGATAAAGGTCGCCCTGGTTGGCAGACCTAACGTAGGTAAGTCCAGTATTCTCAACAGGCTTCTGGGTGAAAATCGTTCTTTGGTGAGCGACGTTCCCGGAACTACCAGGGACTCCATCGATTCTCTCATGGAGTTGGACGATGGCAGAAAGCTTCGTCTCATAGACACCGCCGGCCTCAGGCGTAAGAGCCGTTTCAAGGATGACATAGAGTATTATTCCTTCGTCAGGACCATGGAAAGCATCGACCGGTCGGATGTCGCCATATTGGTGGTGGATGCGGTTGAGGGGGTCACCGATCAGGACAAGAAGCTCGCTTCTTCCATAGTGGAGAGAGGCAAGGGAATAGTCCTGGTTATGAACAAATGGGATCTTCTCAAGGGCGACGGAGAGAGGATAGGAGATGAAAAAAGGGATTCGGTAAGGGATTCCCTGGTTTTCGTAGACCATGCTCCTCTAGTGTTCTGCTCCGCCTTGACCGGAAGAGGTGTGGGAGCGAAGCTCCTAGACGCAGTATTGGGGGTCTACGATAGGCGTAAGAACAGGTTCGGAACCACTAAGCTGAACGGCTTGTTGCGAGACGTCCTGGCCTTCGAGAGGCTCCCTAGCGATAAAAAGGGGAAGCTTCTTAGGATCTATTACTGTACTCAGGCAGGGGTGGAGCCCCCTATGTTCGTGTTTTTCGTGAACGACAGAAATATAGTTACCAGGTCTTTCGAAAATCACATGATTAATCAAATCAGAAGACTGGGTGACTACGACGGGGTACCTATACGCCTTTTTTGGCGTAATAGTGACGGAAAAAGGCGCTGA
- the coaD gene encoding pantetheine-phosphate adenylyltransferase — MSHTIRAVYPGSFDPITNGHVYIAERAAGLFDELTVSILINPEKRATFSVDERKTMAIEALSHLPNVKVDSFTGLLVDFLRQERSRIIIRGLRALSDFEYEFQLAQMNRQLAPEIETLFIVTDARYSYLSSHAVKDIFNFGGPVQEMVPPGVYRRLRERFPHFDKEIRR, encoded by the coding sequence GTGAGCCATACCATCAGGGCCGTCTATCCGGGGTCCTTCGATCCCATAACGAACGGCCACGTCTACATAGCCGAGAGAGCCGCCGGGTTGTTTGACGAGCTGACGGTATCCATACTTATAAACCCGGAGAAGAGGGCTACTTTCAGCGTCGACGAGAGAAAGACCATGGCGATAGAGGCCCTGTCCCATCTCCCTAACGTCAAGGTAGATTCGTTCACCGGGCTTTTGGTAGATTTCTTGCGACAGGAGCGGAGTCGCATAATAATAAGGGGATTGCGGGCTCTTTCCGATTTCGAGTACGAGTTTCAGCTTGCCCAGATGAACAGACAGCTTGCTCCCGAGATAGAGACTTTATTTATTGTGACCGACGCCAGGTATTCCTATCTGTCGAGCCATGCGGTAAAGGATATCTTTAATTTCGGAGGTCCGGTGCAGGAGATGGTTCCCCCCGGTGTGTATCGTCGTCTCAGAGAGCGGTTTCCCCATTTCGACAAGGAGATTAGACGATGA
- the rpoZ gene encoding DNA-directed RNA polymerase subunit omega — MKFFDVDKIKKNSGVSNKYLLTTVVAARARSLSEDRGSRTLEETGKGEKVISIALSELESDKLSVKMGVVEEEGGSSSDEESGSVE, encoded by the coding sequence TTGAAGTTTTTCGATGTAGATAAGATCAAAAAAAACTCAGGGGTATCCAATAAATATCTTCTGACTACGGTCGTAGCAGCCAGGGCTAGGAGCCTGAGCGAGGACAGGGGAAGCAGGACGCTTGAAGAGACCGGAAAGGGAGAGAAGGTGATCTCCATAGCTCTTTCCGAGCTGGAATCGGACAAACTCTCGGTTAAGATGGGAGTTGTCGAAGAAGAGGGAGGATCCTCCTCCGATGAAGAGTCTGGCTCGGTCGAGTAG
- a CDS encoding nucleotidyltransferase family protein: protein MCKKAIGIIAEYNPFHMGHLHHVEKASSSGDPVVVVLSSNFTQRGEPAFIDKWSRAEMALHSGADLVLELPVVFSCHNAGVFANAGVDIIESTGVIDRISFGMETLAPEFQDIVAILVEEPKPFKLNLHEFLNEGFSYVESRARAVDFLLPGAGEILSQPNNSLAISYMMRIKEKGYDIAPLPIKRIGGEYHDRSISVEFPSATAIRKAIRGKEEKAFQRVPPFCSKILKREISRGRCFLDKDTLWEKIRFLLTRTSSEELGKYAEFGEGIENRFIKAFGKSTGWDDFIDRCTSRRYPRGRLQRNMIHFLVGLRHEENRAYQEKGPAYLRALGATKRGRDLLKRIDKVGTLPVISKFAQLDRDYGKSMLSMERRSCDIWELLLPGGAPGKDAITPPIIV, encoded by the coding sequence ATGTGTAAAAAAGCGATCGGTATCATCGCCGAATATAACCCGTTTCATATGGGACACCTGCACCACGTCGAGAAGGCATCTTCCAGCGGAGACCCGGTGGTAGTGGTTCTATCCTCCAACTTCACCCAAAGGGGGGAACCAGCGTTTATCGATAAGTGGAGCCGTGCGGAGATGGCCCTGCACTCCGGAGCGGACCTAGTGCTGGAACTTCCAGTCGTCTTTTCATGCCACAACGCCGGTGTTTTCGCAAACGCCGGCGTCGACATAATTGAATCGACCGGGGTGATCGACCGCATATCTTTCGGCATGGAGACCCTTGCTCCTGAATTCCAGGACATCGTGGCTATTTTAGTGGAGGAACCTAAACCTTTCAAGTTAAACCTTCATGAGTTTTTAAATGAAGGTTTTTCCTACGTGGAATCCAGAGCCAGAGCCGTGGATTTCCTGCTACCCGGCGCCGGAGAGATCCTCTCTCAACCCAACAACAGCCTAGCCATATCCTACATGATGAGGATAAAGGAAAAAGGGTACGATATAGCCCCTCTTCCCATAAAAAGAATCGGGGGCGAATATCATGATCGTTCCATATCCGTAGAATTCCCCAGCGCAACGGCTATAAGAAAGGCCATAAGGGGAAAAGAAGAGAAAGCTTTTCAGAGAGTTCCCCCCTTCTGCAGTAAAATCCTGAAGAGAGAGATATCGAGAGGAAGATGCTTCCTTGACAAGGACACCCTGTGGGAAAAAATCCGTTTTCTGCTAACCAGAACCTCCAGCGAAGAGCTCGGAAAATACGCCGAGTTCGGGGAGGGTATAGAAAACAGGTTTATAAAGGCCTTCGGAAAATCCACCGGCTGGGATGACTTCATCGATCGGTGCACGTCCAGAAGATACCCCAGAGGAAGGCTTCAGAGAAACATGATACACTTTCTCGTCGGCCTAAGGCATGAGGAGAACAGGGCATATCAAGAAAAAGGCCCGGCCTATCTGAGGGCACTGGGAGCTACCAAAAGAGGAAGAGATCTACTCAAGAGAATAGACAAGGTAGGCACCCTTCCGGTGATATCTAAATTCGCCCAATTGGATCGGGATTACGGCAAATCCATGCTGTCGATGGAAAGACGCAGCTGTGACATCTGGGAGCTACTCCTTCCGGGGGGAGCGCCCGGCAAAGACGCCATAACCCCTCCCATCATCGTCTAA
- a CDS encoding RsmD family RNA methyltransferase encodes MKEVRPTTGLVVQALFNILGNLNGVAFLDLFSGTGRIAFEACRRGADPVVSVELVRSRSKAIWKANSFDSHTHISMDVRKGLSWVSRKGFVFDVVFADPPYGARWNETLPNLILSRREILKEDGVFVFEHGKEEPVKVSFPWILRDERSYGRSVLSFLELYSSDL; translated from the coding sequence ATGAAGGAGGTTCGTCCCACTACCGGCCTGGTGGTTCAGGCTCTTTTCAATATCCTGGGTAACCTGAATGGGGTAGCCTTTCTGGACCTCTTTTCCGGAACGGGACGGATAGCCTTCGAGGCCTGCAGAAGGGGGGCGGATCCGGTCGTCTCGGTGGAGTTGGTTCGATCCAGGTCAAAGGCCATATGGAAGGCCAATAGCTTCGATTCTCACACCCACATTTCCATGGACGTCAGAAAAGGTTTATCCTGGGTATCTAGAAAGGGTTTCGTCTTCGACGTCGTTTTCGCCGATCCGCCCTACGGAGCCCGATGGAACGAGACTCTTCCGAATTTAATTCTCTCTCGCAGAGAGATACTGAAGGAGGACGGGGTCTTCGTGTTCGAGCATGGCAAGGAGGAGCCCGTAAAGGTCTCTTTCCCCTGGATCCTGAGAGACGAGAGATCTTACGGAAGGTCGGTACTTTCCTTTCTGGAGCTCTATTCGTCGGACTTATAA
- the rsmA gene encoding 16S rRNA (adenine(1518)-N(6)/adenine(1519)-N(6))-dimethyltransferase RsmA, translating to MRDTPSFTPKTSLGQNFLINRDIVRRTVERAHITENDVILEIGPGQGVLTREILSSPCSHLHSIEIDRRLEPFLQDIEGDDRFSLHWGDGVKFPYGELRPAPSKVVANIPYHVTTPLIWSILEKLAPYGLSYMILMVQKEAADRLVAQACTKERYPLGITLEAMGSAKTYMKVSPGSFRPVPKVSSALVELTIERRRDLPSDNLWRKVLKAGFSQRRKKLANNLVSLGIKKEEILALMDRSGIPSEARAETLSVSQWLEFVESLKQTI from the coding sequence ATGAGAGATACACCCTCTTTTACTCCGAAAACCAGCCTGGGACAGAATTTTCTGATCAACAGGGACATAGTCCGAAGAACGGTGGAGAGAGCCCATATAACGGAGAACGACGTGATCCTCGAGATAGGTCCTGGACAGGGAGTTCTTACGAGGGAGATACTATCGTCTCCTTGTTCCCATCTTCATTCCATAGAGATCGACAGAAGGCTGGAGCCCTTCCTCCAGGACATAGAAGGAGACGACCGTTTTTCCCTCCACTGGGGAGACGGTGTGAAGTTTCCCTACGGAGAACTTAGGCCGGCTCCGTCCAAGGTGGTGGCAAACATTCCCTACCACGTAACGACCCCTTTGATATGGTCTATACTGGAGAAACTGGCTCCCTACGGCCTAAGCTATATGATACTGATGGTTCAGAAAGAGGCGGCGGACCGACTTGTCGCACAGGCCTGTACCAAGGAACGTTATCCTCTGGGGATAACTCTGGAGGCCATGGGCTCGGCCAAGACATACATGAAAGTCTCCCCCGGGTCCTTCAGACCTGTCCCTAAGGTATCCTCCGCTCTGGTGGAACTGACGATAGAGAGAAGGAGAGATCTGCCCTCAGACAACCTCTGGCGAAAGGTACTTAAGGCCGGATTCTCTCAGAGACGAAAGAAACTGGCAAACAACCTAGTCTCCCTCGGGATCAAAAAGGAAGAAATTCTAGCTCTCATGGACCGATCAGGAATTCCATCGGAAGCGAGAGCCGAAACCCTTTCGGTATCTCAATGGCTGGAGTTCGTGGAATCCCTAAAACAGACGATTTAA
- a CDS encoding HU family DNA-binding protein: MTKTELVEAVAKSAELSKKAAGEAVSAVLEAVEEALVKGEKVQLVGFGTFEVRERAARTGRNPQDPEKTIEIPAKKVPVFRPGKALKDRVN, from the coding sequence GTGACCAAAACTGAACTTGTCGAGGCAGTGGCTAAATCTGCGGAACTAAGCAAAAAGGCTGCAGGAGAGGCGGTATCTGCCGTTTTGGAAGCAGTTGAGGAGGCCCTGGTCAAGGGTGAAAAGGTCCAGCTTGTCGGGTTTGGAACCTTCGAGGTGAGAGAGAGAGCGGCTAGAACCGGCAGGAATCCCCAGGATCCCGAGAAGACCATAGAGATTCCCGCCAAGAAGGTCCCTGTGTTCCGTCCTGGGAAAGCACTCAAGGACAGGGTCAACTAG